The Desulfobaccales bacterium genome has a segment encoding these proteins:
- the panD gene encoding aspartate 1-decarboxylase: protein MQRTLLKSKIHRATVTEANLAYEGSLTIDAHLMRAADILPYEMVHVFNVANGERFQTYAMEGEAGSGVICLNGAAARKGQVGDLLIIATFAVYEAEEARRHQPKIVLVDASNRIKEHLAVTKVS, encoded by the coding sequence ATGCAGCGCACCCTGCTCAAGTCCAAAATCCACCGGGCCACGGTCACCGAGGCCAATCTGGCCTACGAGGGCTCCCTCACCATCGACGCCCACCTCATGCGGGCGGCGGACATTCTCCCTTATGAGATGGTGCATGTCTTCAACGTGGCCAACGGCGAGCGCTTCCAGACCTATGCCATGGAGGGGGAGGCGGGGAGCGGGGTCATCTGTCTCAACGGCGCCGCGGCCCGCAAGGGCCAGGTGGGGGACCTCCTGATCATCGCCACCTTTGCCGTCTATGAGGCCGAGGAGGCCCGCCGGCACCAGCCGAAGATTGTGCTGGTGGACGCCTCCAACCGCATCAAGGAACACCTGGCCGTCACCAAGGTGTCCTGA
- a CDS encoding IMP cyclohydrolase — MERIRRALMSVTDKSGLAEFAQGVAALGVEILSTGGTAKLLRDNGIPVVEVSDYTGFPEMLDGRVKTLHPKIHGGILGRRDRPEHLEQMRAHGIEPIDLVVVNLYQFEQAVARPGCTLEDAIENIDIGGPTLLRAAAKNYTAVTVVVDPADYPEVLKEMKAHGNTNLATRFRLARKVFELTSRYDAAIAQYLWDKLAC, encoded by the coding sequence ATGGAACGCATCCGCCGGGCGTTGATGAGTGTCACGGACAAAAGCGGGCTGGCCGAGTTTGCTCAGGGGGTGGCCGCCCTGGGGGTGGAGATCCTCTCCACCGGCGGCACCGCCAAGCTGCTCCGGGATAACGGCATTCCCGTGGTGGAGGTCTCGGATTACACCGGCTTTCCGGAGATGCTGGACGGCCGGGTGAAGACCCTGCACCCCAAAATTCACGGCGGCATCCTGGGGCGCCGGGACCGGCCCGAGCACCTGGAGCAGATGCGGGCCCACGGCATTGAGCCCATTGACCTGGTGGTGGTGAACCTCTATCAGTTCGAGCAGGCCGTGGCCCGGCCCGGCTGCACCCTGGAGGACGCCATCGAAAATATCGACATCGGCGGGCCCACGCTTCTCAGGGCGGCGGCCAAGAACTACACCGCGGTGACGGTGGTGGTGGATCCGGCGGATTACCCGGAAGTGCTGAAGGAGATGAAGGCCCACGGCAACACCAACCTGGCCACCCGCTTCCGGCTGGCCCGCAAGGTCTTCGAGCTCACCTCCCGCTACGACGCCGCCATCGCCCAGTACCTGTGGGACAAGCTGGCCTGCTGA
- a CDS encoding hydantoinase B/oxoprolinase family protein: MTTSVDFPALELTLFAKLFAAVAEEMGIVLQKSAFSPNIKERRDFSCAVFTAQGELLAQAAHIPVHLGALPATLAQILPHFPLEPGDVLILNDPYQGGTHLPDLTLVAAMHEEDGGRARDQGSLPSPHAPLPTRGQVGQVRASGPDLTEVLPPIRDWGRGLGGGGKGQRSLAPSPNNLGPAFYLAVRAHHADVGGAHPGSMPLARDLREEGVIIPPSYLCRRGVMEEAFLAELLAKMRAPEERRGDLAAQLAALHRGQVRLQELLKRHGRERLADMAGALLEYSERAMRAEIAAIPDGVYRFEDYLDDDGYEHQDLAIRLTLTVRGPEVVLDFRETCDQAAGGVNAVPPVVEAACYYAFLCLLAEEYPINQGCFRPLKVITRRGSLLDPVYPAPVAAGNVETSQRLVDVVFGALAQALPERIPAASQGTMNNLAFGGREHQGREYAYYETIAGGMGGSPAGPGLSGTHSHMTNTRNTPIEVLEHDYPVRLERYVLREGSGGSGRHPGGLGLIREFRFLLPVTVSLLTERRRRGPYGLAGGGPGAPGENRLTWPDDRREVLPAKVNLSLPAGSLLAICTPGGGGWGEPLSEDEGPEAARPEHYMGMRDNR, from the coding sequence ATGACCACGTCTGTTGATTTCCCGGCCCTGGAACTGACGCTCTTTGCCAAGCTCTTTGCCGCGGTGGCGGAGGAGATGGGGATTGTGCTTCAAAAGAGCGCCTTCTCCCCCAACATCAAGGAGCGGCGGGATTTTTCCTGTGCGGTGTTCACCGCCCAGGGCGAGCTTTTGGCCCAGGCGGCCCACATCCCGGTGCATCTGGGGGCCCTGCCGGCCACGCTGGCCCAGATTCTGCCTCATTTCCCCCTGGAGCCCGGCGACGTCCTGATCCTCAACGACCCCTACCAGGGCGGCACCCACCTGCCGGACCTCACCCTGGTGGCGGCGATGCATGAGGAAGATGGGGGGAGGGCCAGAGACCAGGGATCCTTGCCTTCCCCTCACGCCCCCCTCCCCACCCGCGGACAGGTCGGTCAAGTCAGGGCCAGCGGGCCTGACTTGACCGAGGTTCTTCCACCCATAAGGGATTGGGGGAGGGGGCTTGGGGGAGGGGGTAAGGGCCAGCGGTCCTTAGCCCCCTCCCCCAACAACCTTGGCCCTGCCTTCTACCTGGCGGTCCGGGCCCATCACGCCGATGTGGGCGGGGCGCATCCCGGCTCCATGCCCCTGGCCCGGGACCTGAGGGAGGAGGGGGTGATCATCCCCCCTTCGTATCTCTGCCGGCGCGGGGTGATGGAGGAAGCCTTTCTTGCGGAGCTGCTGGCCAAGATGCGGGCCCCGGAGGAGCGCCGGGGGGACCTGGCGGCCCAGTTGGCGGCGTTGCACCGGGGTCAGGTGCGGCTTCAGGAACTCCTGAAGCGGCATGGCCGGGAGCGGCTGGCAGACATGGCCGGGGCGCTGTTGGAGTACTCCGAGCGGGCCATGCGGGCGGAGATTGCTGCCATCCCGGATGGGGTTTACCGCTTCGAGGATTACCTGGACGATGACGGCTACGAGCATCAGGACCTGGCCATCCGGCTCACCCTCACCGTGCGCGGGCCGGAAGTCGTTTTGGATTTCCGGGAGACCTGCGACCAGGCCGCGGGCGGGGTCAACGCGGTGCCGCCGGTGGTGGAGGCCGCCTGTTATTACGCTTTCCTGTGCCTCCTGGCCGAGGAGTATCCCATCAACCAGGGGTGTTTCCGCCCCCTCAAGGTCATCACCCGTCGGGGCAGCCTTTTGGACCCGGTCTATCCGGCGCCGGTGGCGGCGGGCAACGTGGAAACCTCTCAGCGGCTGGTGGATGTGGTCTTCGGGGCCCTGGCCCAGGCACTCCCAGAGCGGATCCCAGCGGCTTCTCAGGGCACCATGAACAACCTGGCCTTCGGCGGCCGGGAGCATCAGGGCCGGGAATACGCGTATTACGAAACCATCGCCGGCGGCATGGGGGGCAGCCCGGCAGGCCCGGGCCTCTCCGGGACCCATTCCCACATGACCAACACCCGGAACACCCCCATCGAGGTGCTGGAGCATGACTACCCGGTGCGGCTGGAACGCTACGTCTTGAGGGAGGGTTCCGGGGGTTCTGGCCGGCATCCCGGGGGTCTGGGGCTGATCCGGGAGTTCCGCTTCCTCTTGCCGGTCACGGTGAGTCTCCTCACCGAGCGGCGGCGCCGGGGGCCTTACGGGCTGGCGGGCGGCGGCCCCGGAGCCCCCGGGGAGAATCGCCTCACCTGGCCCGATGACCGCCGGGAGGTCCTCCCGGCCAAGGTCAATCTCTCCCTGCCCGCCGGCAGCCTGCTTGCCATCTGCACGCCGGGGGGAGGCGGCTGGGGAGAGCCGCTTTCGGAGGATGAGGGGCCTGAGGCTGCCCGGCCGGAACACTATATGGGGATGAGGGACAATCGTTAA
- the ahcY gene encoding adenosylhomocysteinase: MEYDVKDLSLADQGKLRVEWAMREMPVLKQVAERFAREKPLKGLRLAACLHITTETAALMMTLKTGGAEVRCCASNPLSTQDDAAAFLVAHEGIPTFAIKGEDAETYYKHIHAALDIRPQVTMDDGADLVFTAHSQRQELLDGILGGTEETTTGVIRLKAMAKDGVLRYPMIAVNDAHTKFLFDNRYGTGQSTIDGILRATNRLMSGSVFVVAGYGWCGRGVAMRAKGMGARVIVTEVNPFRALEAVMDGYQVLPMAEAAKVGDIFCTVTGDINVIREEHFRVMKDGAILCNSGHFNVEIDLKALEKLTKARRPIRHQVEEYTLTDGKVLYLLGEGRLVNLAAAEGHPSAVMDLSFANQALAAEFIFKNHHKFEKKVYPVPEEIDREIARLKLAAMGVEIDTLTPEQEKYLASYDLGT, translated from the coding sequence ATGGAATATGATGTCAAGGATCTGAGCCTGGCCGACCAGGGAAAGCTCCGGGTGGAGTGGGCCATGCGGGAGATGCCGGTCTTAAAGCAGGTGGCTGAGCGTTTCGCCCGGGAAAAGCCCCTGAAGGGCCTGCGCCTGGCGGCCTGTCTCCACATCACCACCGAGACCGCGGCCCTGATGATGACCCTGAAAACCGGGGGCGCGGAGGTGCGCTGCTGCGCCAGCAACCCCTTGAGCACCCAGGATGACGCCGCCGCCTTTCTGGTGGCCCACGAAGGCATCCCCACCTTCGCCATCAAGGGCGAGGACGCCGAGACCTACTACAAGCACATCCACGCCGCCCTGGACATCCGGCCCCAGGTCACCATGGACGACGGCGCCGACCTGGTCTTTACCGCCCACAGCCAGCGCCAGGAGCTGCTGGACGGCATCCTGGGGGGCACGGAAGAGACCACCACCGGGGTCATCCGCCTCAAGGCCATGGCCAAGGACGGGGTGCTGCGCTATCCCATGATCGCGGTGAACGACGCCCACACCAAGTTCCTCTTCGACAACCGCTACGGCACCGGCCAGAGCACCATTGACGGCATCCTCAGGGCCACCAACCGCCTGATGAGCGGCAGCGTCTTTGTGGTGGCGGGCTACGGCTGGTGCGGCCGCGGGGTGGCCATGCGGGCCAAGGGCATGGGCGCCAGGGTCATCGTCACCGAGGTCAACCCCTTTCGGGCCCTGGAGGCGGTGATGGACGGCTACCAGGTGCTGCCCATGGCGGAGGCCGCCAAAGTGGGCGACATCTTCTGCACCGTCACCGGCGACATCAACGTCATCCGGGAGGAGCATTTCCGGGTGATGAAAGACGGCGCCATCCTGTGCAACTCCGGCCACTTCAACGTGGAGATCGACCTCAAGGCCCTGGAAAAGCTCACGAAAGCCCGGCGACCCATCCGGCATCAGGTGGAGGAATACACCCTCACGGACGGCAAGGTGCTCTACCTCCTGGGGGAGGGGCGCCTGGTGAACCTGGCCGCGGCGGAAGGCCACCCCAGCGCGGTGATGGACCTGAGCTTCGCCAACCAGGCCCTGGCGGCGGAGTTCATCTTCAAAAACCACCACAAATTCGAGAAAAAAGTCTACCCCGTCCCCGAAGAGATCGACCGGGAGATTGCCCGCCTGAAACTGGCGGCCATGGGAGTGGAGATCGACACCCTCACCCCGGAACAGGAAAAATACCTGGCTTCTTACGATTTGGGCACGTAA
- a CDS encoding 4Fe-4S dicluster domain-containing protein gives MKTVIVRPERCVGCLQCRLACAVEHSQTKELVAALGEAWRPVARIAVYPGGVHLSFPNKCRHCDPAPCQAVCIAGAISRNPARGTTDIDPARCINCGMCAMACPFGVLTYAPTPKAPERRAVALKCDHCPDRQAQGLPPACVEACKVGALSWGEPAQEMAAKGRSLAQAYFAASRGVAESPEPEMIRLWRQLG, from the coding sequence ATGAAAACCGTCATTGTGCGGCCGGAGCGCTGCGTGGGCTGCCTGCAGTGCCGGCTGGCCTGCGCCGTGGAGCATTCCCAGACCAAGGAGCTTGTGGCCGCCCTGGGGGAGGCCTGGCGGCCTGTGGCCCGCATCGCTGTCTATCCCGGCGGCGTGCATCTTTCTTTTCCCAACAAGTGCCGCCACTGCGACCCGGCCCCCTGCCAGGCGGTGTGCATCGCCGGGGCCATCAGCCGCAATCCGGCCCGGGGCACCACCGACATTGACCCGGCCCGCTGCATCAACTGCGGCATGTGCGCCATGGCCTGCCCCTTCGGGGTGCTCACCTACGCCCCGACTCCCAAGGCCCCGGAGCGCCGGGCCGTGGCCTTGAAATGCGACCACTGCCCGGACCGGCAGGCCCAGGGTCTTCCCCCCGCCTGCGTGGAGGCCTGCAAGGTGGGGGCCTTGAGCTGGGGGGAGCCCGCTCAGGAGATGGCCGCCAAGGGGCGTTCGCTCGCCCAGGCATACTTCGCCGCCTCCCGAGGGGTGGCGGAGAGCCCCGAGCCGGAGATGATCCGCCTCTGGCGCCAGCTGGGGTAA
- a CDS encoding FAD-dependent oxidoreductase — protein MRFVIIGTSAAGLAGAETARRFAPQATITLISDESHLPYSRPLLTYLLGGETTREKLFLRSPEYFRDWGFEALLGTPVTRVDPQAHEVHLADGRAIPYDRLLIASGANPRMPRIPGLELEGVFTLRHLADAERLERHLAKARRVTVVGAGAVGLKAADALSHRGLKVDLLARGAQPLSKVLDPVSARLLMEALQRLGITLHLHSWPTAVVGAGGRVTALALNDGRELPTEAVIFSVGVAPRVEFLAGTELSGPDGIPVNELMGTADPDIFAAGDCVLPRHLITGEPAAFHIWPAAVAQGEVAGANLAGAGRRYDGILPMNSLSLTGCRIITGGHLQPNTPEGEVFEELDAKTGRFKRLVFDQGRLVGATLVGEVRHAGIYFQLIAQKIPVKELPCDPRSPEFHPGRLWARPLPGAA, from the coding sequence ATGAGGTTTGTGATCATCGGCACCAGCGCTGCAGGACTGGCCGGGGCCGAGACCGCCCGCCGCTTCGCCCCGCAGGCCACCATCACCCTGATCAGCGACGAGAGCCACCTGCCCTATAGCCGGCCCCTCCTCACCTATCTTTTGGGCGGGGAGACCACCCGGGAAAAGCTCTTCCTCCGCTCGCCGGAGTACTTCCGGGACTGGGGCTTTGAAGCCCTTTTGGGAACTCCCGTCACCCGGGTCGATCCCCAAGCCCATGAGGTGCACCTGGCCGACGGCCGGGCCATCCCGTACGATCGCCTCCTCATCGCTTCCGGGGCCAACCCCCGGATGCCCCGGATTCCCGGCCTGGAGCTGGAGGGGGTCTTCACCCTGCGCCATCTGGCCGATGCCGAACGGCTGGAGCGGCATCTTGCCAAGGCCCGGCGGGTGACGGTGGTGGGCGCCGGCGCGGTGGGCCTCAAGGCCGCGGACGCCTTGAGCCATCGGGGCCTTAAGGTGGACCTGCTGGCCCGGGGGGCTCAACCCCTCTCCAAGGTCCTGGACCCGGTGAGCGCCCGGCTGCTGATGGAGGCCCTCCAGCGGCTGGGCATCACCCTGCACCTGCACTCCTGGCCCACCGCGGTGGTGGGGGCAGGCGGCCGGGTTACCGCCCTGGCCTTGAATGACGGCCGGGAGCTCCCCACCGAGGCGGTGATTTTCTCGGTGGGGGTGGCACCCCGGGTGGAATTCCTGGCCGGCACGGAGCTTTCCGGCCCGGACGGCATCCCGGTCAACGAGTTGATGGGGACGGCGGATCCGGACATCTTCGCCGCCGGGGATTGCGTGCTTCCCCGGCATCTGATCACCGGGGAGCCGGCGGCCTTTCACATCTGGCCGGCGGCGGTGGCCCAGGGGGAGGTGGCGGGCGCCAACCTGGCCGGCGCGGGCCGCCGCTACGACGGCATCCTCCCCATGAACAGCCTCTCCCTCACCGGTTGCCGCATCATCACCGGGGGCCATCTGCAGCCCAATACCCCGGAGGGGGAGGTCTTTGAGGAGCTGGATGCCAAAACCGGCCGTTTCAAGCGCCTGGTCTTCGATCAGGGCCGGCTGGTAGGGGCCACCCTGGTGGGGGAGGTGCGCCACGCCGGCATCTATTTCCAGCTCATTGCCCAAAAGATTCCGGTGAAGGAGCTGCCCTGCGACCCCCGCTCGCCGGAGTTTCACCCCGGGCGGCTGTGGGCCCGGCCTCTCCCCGGGGCAGCCTGA
- a CDS encoding HDOD domain-containing protein, translated as MTRKFAKETPVMLLCRRPIFAADLKVWAYELLRSDGPLASPAQAGEVRELLAPEIWGPGKPLWLMVSGEFLKQGLVADLPAAQIILEVEPRALEDPEVRRGLTAWTEAGYRLALGWVEEPSGSGMDGLPLSLLKVEFGALSGTRPPAGLAGAGNRPLTLVAAGLTQPAQFREALTAGFTYAQGSFYRRREEGSAPRTRRFAVNYVKILNELGQSSLNFPRFAALIQSNPPLVHRLLSYLNSAFFGLPCRVHSVEQALLLLGEEELRKWAALVIIHHLGEGHPEELFLLSLIRARLAERLAQQAKMDSASEMFLIGLLSLVDVYLGQPLEALLAELPLCPVILDALAGAPGPQRRLLELVLALEEADWEGTRKQADNLRLSEAEIAAAYQEALKTAEAARRHWLG; from the coding sequence ATGACGAGAAAATTTGCCAAGGAAACTCCGGTCATGCTCCTCTGCCGGCGGCCGATTTTTGCTGCGGACCTGAAGGTGTGGGCCTATGAACTCCTCAGGAGCGACGGCCCCTTGGCAAGCCCGGCACAGGCAGGAGAGGTGCGGGAGCTGCTGGCGCCGGAGATCTGGGGGCCGGGAAAGCCCCTGTGGCTTATGGTGTCGGGAGAGTTTCTCAAGCAGGGATTGGTCGCGGACCTCCCGGCGGCCCAGATCATCCTGGAGGTGGAGCCCCGAGCGCTCGAGGATCCTGAGGTGCGGCGGGGACTGACTGCCTGGACGGAAGCCGGCTACCGGTTGGCCCTGGGGTGGGTAGAGGAGCCCTCCGGGTCCGGGATGGACGGTCTCCCCCTTTCCCTCCTCAAGGTGGAGTTCGGGGCGCTTTCAGGGACTCGGCCTCCTGCCGGGCTTGCCGGCGCCGGGAACCGGCCCCTGACGCTGGTGGCGGCAGGCCTGACGCAGCCTGCGCAGTTCCGGGAGGCCCTGACGGCCGGCTTCACTTACGCCCAGGGGAGCTTTTACCGCCGCCGGGAGGAGGGATCAGCCCCCCGCACCCGGCGCTTTGCGGTCAATTACGTGAAAATTCTTAATGAATTGGGCCAGTCCAGCCTGAATTTCCCCCGCTTTGCCGCCCTCATCCAGAGCAACCCGCCGCTCGTGCATCGCCTGCTCAGTTATCTCAACTCCGCCTTCTTCGGCCTGCCCTGCCGGGTGCATTCGGTGGAGCAGGCGCTGTTGCTCCTGGGGGAGGAGGAGCTGCGCAAGTGGGCCGCCCTGGTGATCATTCACCACCTGGGGGAGGGGCACCCCGAAGAGCTCTTCCTGCTCTCCCTCATCCGGGCCCGGCTGGCGGAGCGCCTGGCACAGCAGGCCAAAATGGATTCCGCCTCCGAAATGTTTCTCATCGGCCTCCTCTCCCTTGTGGACGTTTATCTCGGACAGCCCCTGGAGGCTTTGCTGGCGGAACTGCCCTTGTGCCCGGTCATCCTGGACGCCCTTGCCGGGGCTCCCGGCCCCCAGCGGCGGCTGCTGGAGCTGGTCCTGGCCCTGGAGGAGGCAGACTGGGAAGGCACCCGCAAGCAGGCTGATAATCTGAGGCTCTCCGAAGCGGAGATCGCCGCGGCCTACCAGGAAGCCCTGAAGACCGCCGAGGCCGCCCGCCGGCACTGGCTGGGCTGA
- the metK gene encoding methionine adenosyltransferase: protein MADFLFTSESVTEGHPDKVADQISDAILDAIIAQDKYARVACETLVTTGLALIAGEITTSARVDYPDVVRQTIKEIGYCDSSMGFDWETCAVLVSIDRQSPDIAIGIEGRGLSPEQGAGDQGLMFGYASTSTENYMPMPIWYAHRLAERLAKVRKDGTLPFLRPDGKTQVTVRYEDYTPRDIHTIVIAAQHNPDIKYNDLKEAIVEEVIKKTIPPHLLTKDTKYLVNTTGRFVEGGPKADCGMTGRKIIVDTYGGRGYHGGGAFSGKDPTKVDRTTSYMLRHVAKNVVAAGLARRCEVQVAYSIGLPDPLSIMVYTYGTGVIPDEKLLEIIKATFSFKPAAMIAYLDMQRPIFKKTAVYGHFGRTDPDFTWEYLNKVEELRDRAGLRPLAKPVTSS, encoded by the coding sequence ATGGCGGATTTTCTCTTCACCTCGGAGTCGGTCACCGAGGGTCATCCCGACAAGGTGGCGGACCAGATCTCCGATGCCATCCTGGACGCCATCATCGCCCAGGACAAGTATGCCCGGGTGGCCTGCGAAACCCTGGTGACCACCGGTTTGGCCCTCATCGCCGGTGAGATCACCACCAGCGCCCGGGTGGATTACCCCGATGTGGTGCGGCAGACCATCAAGGAGATCGGCTACTGCGACTCCTCCATGGGTTTTGACTGGGAGACCTGCGCGGTGCTGGTGTCCATCGACCGCCAGTCCCCGGACATCGCCATCGGCATTGAGGGCCGGGGCTTAAGCCCGGAGCAGGGGGCCGGCGACCAGGGGCTGATGTTCGGCTATGCCTCCACCTCCACGGAAAACTACATGCCCATGCCCATCTGGTATGCCCACCGGCTGGCGGAGCGCCTGGCCAAGGTGCGCAAGGACGGCACCCTGCCGTTTCTGCGGCCCGACGGCAAGACCCAGGTGACGGTGCGCTACGAGGACTACACCCCCAGAGACATCCACACCATTGTCATCGCCGCCCAGCACAATCCGGACATCAAGTATAACGACCTCAAGGAGGCCATTGTGGAGGAGGTCATCAAAAAGACCATCCCGCCGCACCTCCTCACCAAAGACACCAAATACCTGGTGAACACCACCGGACGCTTCGTGGAGGGCGGCCCCAAGGCCGACTGCGGCATGACCGGCCGCAAAATCATCGTGGACACCTACGGCGGCCGGGGCTACCACGGCGGCGGCGCTTTTTCCGGCAAGGACCCCACCAAGGTGGACCGCACCACCTCCTATATGCTGCGCCACGTGGCCAAAAACGTGGTGGCCGCGGGGCTGGCCCGGCGCTGCGAAGTCCAGGTGGCTTACTCCATCGGCCTGCCTGATCCGTTGTCCATCATGGTCTACACCTACGGCACCGGGGTCATTCCGGATGAGAAGCTCCTGGAGATCATCAAGGCCACCTTCAGCTTCAAGCCTGCGGCCATGATCGCCTATCTGGACATGCAGCGGCCCATCTTCAAGAAGACCGCGGTTTACGGCCATTTCGGCCGCACCGACCCGGATTTCACCTGGGAATACTTGAACAAGGTGGAGGAATTGCGGGACCGGGCGGGCCTGAGGCCGCTGGCTAAGCCGGTGACTTCCTCCTGA
- the panC gene encoding pantoate--beta-alanine ligase, giving the protein MHLIATPQEMQAQARQWRREGRTIAFVPTMGYFHQGHLSLMEYGRTRGEVLVVSLFVNPTQFGPTEDLDRYPRDLARDTELARQVGVDVLYTPTATDMYPPGYQTYVTVEELSRGWCGASRPGHFRGVATVVLKLFHQVQPHVAVFGEKDYQQLAVIRRLVRDLDLEVEVVGQPIVREPDGLAMSSRNTYLSPEERQRALCLYRGLCAARDLAQSGERRAEALVAAAREIITATPGTRLDYLGLVDPETLAEVEVLRGAARMLGAIFVGTTRLIDNLLIQESP; this is encoded by the coding sequence ATGCACCTCATCGCCACCCCCCAGGAGATGCAGGCCCAGGCCCGCCAGTGGCGGCGGGAAGGGCGCACCATTGCCTTTGTGCCCACCATGGGCTACTTCCATCAGGGCCATCTGAGTCTCATGGAATACGGCCGCACCCGGGGAGAGGTGCTGGTGGTGAGCCTCTTTGTCAACCCCACCCAGTTCGGGCCCACGGAAGACCTGGACCGTTACCCCCGGGATCTGGCCCGGGACACGGAGCTGGCCCGGCAGGTGGGCGTGGATGTCCTCTACACCCCCACGGCCACGGACATGTATCCCCCCGGCTACCAGACCTATGTGACGGTGGAGGAGCTGAGCCGGGGGTGGTGCGGCGCTTCCCGGCCGGGGCACTTCCGGGGGGTGGCCACCGTGGTCCTGAAACTCTTCCACCAGGTCCAGCCCCACGTGGCCGTGTTCGGGGAGAAGGATTACCAGCAGCTGGCCGTCATCCGCCGCCTGGTCCGGGACCTGGACCTGGAGGTGGAGGTGGTGGGCCAGCCCATCGTCCGGGAGCCCGACGGCCTGGCCATGAGTTCCCGCAACACCTATCTCAGCCCTGAGGAACGGCAGCGCGCCTTGTGCCTTTATCGTGGTTTGTGCGCCGCCCGGGACCTGGCTCAGTCGGGCGAGCGCCGGGCCGAGGCGCTCGTGGCCGCCGCCCGGGAGATCATCACCGCCACCCCCGGCACCCGCCTGGACTACCTGGGCCTGGTGGACCCCGAGACCCTCGCCGAGGTGGAGGTCCTCCGGGGGGCCGCCCGGATGCTGGGCGCCATCTTTGTGGGCACCACCCGCCTCATTGACAATCTGCTGATCCAGGAGAGCCCCTGA